The following proteins are encoded in a genomic region of Necator americanus strain Aroian chromosome II, whole genome shotgun sequence:
- a CDS encoding hypothetical protein (NECATOR_CHRII.G7686.T1) — MSRLRDPAEYVSKAKHRWAGHIMRRIDDRWTKRTLEWIPRDAKRPRGRPPTRWSDVFAARMDQLRAQLDTAQGPRQRHSRSLRTSWMTMARERNEWKRCWGPHVE; from the coding sequence atgtcccgtcttcgcgacccagcggaatatgtatcgaaagcaaaacatagatgggccggtcacatcatgagaagaatcgacgatagatggactaaaagaacgctagagtggatcccaagggacgctaaacgcccccgagggagaccgccaacgagatggagtgacgtgttcgctgcacggatggaccagctgagagctcagctggatacggctcaaggacctcgtcaacgtcactcacgaagcttgagaacatcttggatgacaatggcgagggaacgaaatgagtggaagagatgctggggcccgcacgtcgagtga
- a CDS encoding hypothetical protein (NECATOR_CHRII.G7687.T1) has product MEPRERRRLRTRTPCPVTTGGPNVDYDAARIRACVNVPECARQTWIISKTTELLGRRRALRLDPNASQLSERRIPDQWKTSRTVLIHKKGDREDLRNYRPICLLSVLYKYSPDILTRISGTLDEAQPQEQAGFQGFSCLDHIQTVSRVIEVCRKYRLPLVLTFVDHEKAFDSVETNAILSALVDQGVDASYVRTLAKCYERCTTRIQLFHRPLTIPIGKGGNDAQRIERSREENRTTNKQKEDTVHEEAHCEDGGVQLEGSQIVETPSYVYLGRSMNMENDLKEELNRRMRAAWAAFAAVREATDQLTDHDLRAHLFDSTVLPALCYAAETWADTAATSRATYYPQSP; this is encoded by the exons ATGGAACCGAGAGAGCgtcgacgattgcgtactcggaCTCCCTGTCCGGTGACTACCGGAGGACCCAACGTGGACTACGATGCTGCTCGGATACGAGCCTGTGTGAACGTGCCTGAgtgcgcacgacaaacttggatcatttcgaagaccacggaattgttaggaagaagaagggctttgaggcttgatccgaatgcatcgcaattgagcg aaagaaggatcccagaccagtggaagacctcgcgaaccgttcttatccataagaaaggtgaccgagaggaccttcggaactaccgtccgatatgcttgctgagcgtgttatacaagtATTCACCAGatatcctcacacgcatatctgggacgctggatgaagcccagcctcaagaacaagctggattccaggggttcagctgcttagaccacatccagaccgtgtcgagggttatagaggtttgccgaaaataccgcctgcccctagttctaaccttcgtcgaccatgagaaagcctttgacagcgtagaaacgaacgcaatactgtcagcgctggtcgatcaaggtgtggacgcgtcgtatgtgaggacattagccaagtgctacgaacgatgcacgactaggatacagcttttccaccgccctctcaccatacccataggaaaggg cggaaacgatgctcaacgaattgaacgaagcagggaagagaataggactacgaataaacagaaagaagacacagttcatgaagaagcgcactgcgaggacggaggagtacaacttgaaggctcccaaatcgtggaaactccgtcatacgtatacctcggacgttctatgaacatggaaaacgacttgaaggaagaactgaatagaagaatgagagcagcatgggcagcattcgcagccgtcagggaagctacggaccaactgacggaccatgatcttcgtgcccatctgttcgactcgacagtccttccagcgctctgttacgcagcggagacgtgggcagacaccgcggccacgtctagagctacttactacccacagagcccttga
- a CDS encoding hypothetical protein (NECATOR_CHRII.G7688.T1), whose translation MSAKAISELSGKELLYRYLESSGLIDAPTALRLSAGDSFDAAVKRVAWLSGAQKAVIKPDQLIKRRGKHGLVKCGSMNEIKKWFQEKAGTTVQVGKTSGRLHTFIVEPFCEHTDADELYVAIFSQRHHDVIMFYEHGGVDIGDVDKKARSIHVAVSLDENEMMPTDAQLSHLVGDLGVRTSIVKTFVSLLYSAYKSLHFTYLEINPLVVEGDKVYILDLAAKLDETANFLCSEKWKTRSGSAVEFPAPFGRDLTKEEEYIADLDSKTGASLKLTILNRKGRIWTVVAGGGASVVFTDTVCDLGGASELANYGEYSGDPSETQTFEYAKTLLSVMTEGPPHPQGKVLIIGGSIANFTNVAKTFGGIVRAFEVFLERLHEHKVTIYVRRGGPNYQEGLRKIKEAAQKLDLPIHVFGPETHMTSIVGPALGISELPAVPHVPQTTGQFLLSPERNTAGGIRTEIDPAAGDAADHVNHDNEVHENYDSLFEKNTKAIVWGQQQKAIQGMLDFDYVCRRAEPSVVASTYPFTGDNKQKYYFGHREILIPAYKSMAKAFATHPEATVMVTFASLRSVYETVLEALQFPQIRVIAIIAEGVPENQTRKLIKVAGEKGVTLIGPATVGGIKPGCFKIGNTGGMMDNILASKLYRPGSVAYVSRSGGLSNELNNIIGANSDGVFEGIAIGGDRYPGSTYTDHILRYEKDDRVKMIVLLGEVGGVEEYKIVDALKNGTITKPLVAWCIGTCADQISSEVQFGHAGASANAQGETAVAKNAALKAAGALVPKSFDDLGKLIKTTFDGLVAKGIVTLQKELPPPAVPMDYAWARELGLIRKPASFMTSICDERGEELNYAGVPITKVLQQDIGIGGVLGLLWFQKRLPAYANKFIEICLMLTADHGPAVSGAHNTIVCARAGKDLISSLVSGLLTIGDRFGGALDGAARQFSEAVDKGWSPMQFVNEMRKQGKHIMGIGHRVKSINNPDKRVEILKGFALDRNQFKQDTPLLDYALQVEKITTAKKPNLILNVDGAIGIIFVDILRQSGMFTPAEAQETIEIGALNGLFVLGRSLGFIGHYLDQRRLKQGLYRHPWDDISYIMPERDL comes from the exons ATGTCTGCGAAGGCCATAAGCGAGCTTTCGGGCAAGGAGTTACTCTATCGGTACCTCGAATCGAGTGGTTTAATTGACGCACCGACAGCTCTTCGCCTTTCTGCAGGCGACAGTTTCGATGCAGCTGTGAAAAGAGTGGCATGGTTGAGCGGAGCACAG AAAGCAGTTATCAAACCCGACCAGTTGATAAAGCGACGTGGAAAGCATGGGTTAGTTAAGTGTGGATCAATGAACGAAATCAAGAAATGGTTCCAAGAGAAGGCCGGAACAACAGTGCAG GTTGGAAAAACAAGTGGCCGGCTTCACACGTTCATCGTAGAGCCGTTCTGTGAACACACTGATGCAGACGAGCTGTACGTCGCAATTTTCAGCCAGCGGCACCATGATGTTATTATGTTTTACGAGCACGGCGGTGTAGACATTGGGGATGTCGACAAAAAA GCTCGATCAATACACGTAGCTGTGTCTcttgatgaaaatgaaatgatgccTACGGATGCCCAACTCTCTCATCTTGTTGGCGACCTTGGTGTTAGGACATc CATTGTGAAAACGTTTGTTTCATTGCTTTATTCTGCCTACAAatcacttcacttcacttaTCTAGAGATCAACCCTCTTG TTGTGGAAGGTGACAAGGTGTACATTCTTGATCTTGCTGCTAAGCTTGACGAGACTGCGAACTTTTTGTGCTCCGAAAAGTGGAAGACACGATCTGGATCAGCGGTGGAGTTCCCGGCTCCTTTCGGACGCGACCTCACTAAGGAG GAAGAATACATTGCGGACTTAGACTCAAAGACTGGAGCATCGTTGAAGCTAACAATTTTGAATAGGAAGGGACGGATATGGACAGTGGTAGCTGGAGGCGGAGCTTCTGTAGTTTTCAC AGATACCGTTTGTGACCTTGGCGGAGCAAGTGAATTGGCTAACTATGGAGAATATTCTGGAGATCCTTCAGAGACACAAACTTTTGAATATGCAAAAACTCTGCTATCAGTAATGACTGAAGGACCACCACATCCACAAGGAAAAGTACTTATCATTGGAGGATCTATTGCGAACTTTACCAACGTTGCGAAGACTTTTGGA GGTATAGTCCGAGcttttgaagtgttccttgAACGCTTACATGAGCATAAGGTAACCATCTACGTCCGTCGGGGTGGCCCTAATTATCAGGAAGGTCTTAGAAAGATTAAGGAAGCTG cGCAAAAGCTCGACCTACCGATTCATGTGTTTGGGCCGGAAACACATATGACCTCAATTGTTGGACCTGCTCTCGGTATAAGCGAATTACCTGCTGTTCCGCATGTCCCTCAGACAACTGGACAGTTCCTGCTTAGTCCAGAAAGGAAC ACGGCTGGAGGAATTCGTACCGAAATTGACCCAGCCGCAGGCGATGCTGCTGATCACGTGAACCATGATAATGAG GTACATGAGAATTATGACagtttatttgagaaaaacacCAAGGCGATTGTGTGGGGACAACAACAAAAGGCTATTCAA GGAATGCTTGATTTTGATTACGTTTGTCGACGTGCGGAGCCTTCGGTAGTGGCATCAACGTATCCGTTCACTGGTGACAACAAGCAAAAGTACTACTTTGGGCATCGT GAAATACTTATCCCTGCGTATAAGTCTATGGCGAAAGCGTTTGCGACACATCCAGAAGCTACTGTCATGGTTACTTTCGCTTCTCTTCGTTCCGTCTATGAAACAGTGTTGGAAGCTCTTCAATTCCCACAAATTCGTGTCATTGCAATAATTGCCGAGGGCGTTCCTGAAAATCAGACTAGGAAATTGATCAAG GTGGCTGGAGAAAAAGGAGTTACTCTGATAGGTCCAGCTACTGTTGGAGGAATTAAACCAGGGTGCTTCAAGATTGGTAACACGGGAGGAATGATGGACAACATACTGGCATCAAAACTGTATCGTCCAGGAAG CGTTGCCTACGTTTCACGCAGTGGTGGATTGTCTAATGAGTTGAACAACATCATTGGAGCAAACTCTGATGGAGTGTTCGAAGGAATTGCGATTGGTGGTGATCGTTATCCGGGATCAACTTACACAGATCATATACTTCGCTACGAAAAGGATGACAG AGTGAAGATGATCGTGCTGCTAGGAGAAGTTGGAGGAGTCGAAGAGTACAAGATTGTAGATGCTCTGAAGAATGGGACAATCACTAAGCCACTTGTCGCGTGGTGCATAGGAACGTGTGCTGATCAAATTTCTTCTGAG gtgcaATTCGGCCACGCGGGTGCGTCCGCGAACGCCCAAGGTGAAACCGCCGTTGCAAAAAATGCAGCATTGAAAGCTGCAGGTGCTCTTGTGCCTAAGTCATTTGATGATCTAG GAAAACTAATAAAGACCACATTCGACGGCTTAGTCGCCAAAGGCATTGTAACACTGCAAAAGGAATTACCTCCTCCAGCTGTTCCTATGGATTACGCGTGGGCGAGG GAGCTCGGGCTTATTCGGAAGCCGGCATCATTCATGACATCGATTTGCGatgaaagaggagaagaaTTGAACTATGCAGGAGTTCCTATTACCAAAGTTCTTCAACAGGACATTGGAATTGGAGGAGTGTTGGGGTTATTGTGGTTCCAA AAGCGCCTACCTGCGTATGCCAAcaaattcattgaaatttgtCTGATGCTTACTGCTGATCACGGTCCTGCGGTATCCGGAGCACACAACACCATTGTATGCGCAAGAGCCGGCAAAGATCTTATCTCTTCTCTCGTTTCTGGTCTGTTAACAATC gGAGATCGTTTTGGGGGTGCTCTGGATGGTGCGGCGCGTCAATTTTCTGAGGCAGTTGACAAAGGATGGAGTCCCATGCAATTTGTGAATGAGATGCGAAAGCAAGGAAAACATATCATGGGAATAGGACATCGTGTGAAATCG ATCAATAATCCGGACAAACGAGTCGAGATCCTCAAAGGTTTCGCATTGGATCGCAACCAGTTCAAGCAAGATACACCTCTGCTCGACTATGCTTTACAAGTAGAAAAGATCACAACTGCCAAG AAACCAAATCTGATTCTAAATGTCGACGGCGCAATcggaattatttttgttgatattttgCGTCAGTCCGGCATGTTCACGCCTGCAGAAGCTCAGGAGACTATCGAGATTGGCGCCCTCAATGGATTATTTGTCCTTGGCCGCAGTCTTGGATTTATTG GTCACTATCTCGATCAACGTCGCCTGAAGCAGGGATTATATCGTCACCCATGGGATgatatttcttatattatgCCTGAGCGAGACTTG TGA